A genomic stretch from Aminobacter aminovorans includes:
- a CDS encoding helix-turn-helix transcriptional regulator — MSYAQAKQLSRARDHEQDVPSALHPIGLHAVTLTDAARRCRWISVDLGARDFALCLAGPSADTGRLTPCFDSDYPGTMSAARLLGGGIGEHLMRHARQSTAPCWWADDAEASQIFSALTWTSRIEPLAQSGRGIAFPVYTDRGQVGLFVFGGPELSPNPQTLHDLHGRCFALFDAVSRIISTQSRDLPSMSRREIECLKLTSRGYTSEEIAKLLKLSVHTANQYLTQTTQKLNAVNRMHAVAKALRLGLID, encoded by the coding sequence TTGAGCTACGCCCAGGCAAAGCAATTGAGCCGCGCACGCGATCATGAACAGGATGTTCCGTCCGCCCTTCACCCGATCGGCCTGCACGCCGTAACACTCACGGATGCCGCCAGGCGCTGCCGCTGGATTTCAGTCGATCTCGGCGCCCGTGATTTCGCGCTGTGCCTGGCAGGCCCGTCCGCCGACACCGGCCGGCTGACGCCATGCTTTGATTCCGACTATCCGGGCACTATGTCGGCAGCGCGCCTGCTTGGCGGCGGCATTGGCGAACATCTGATGCGTCATGCGCGCCAGTCGACGGCGCCGTGCTGGTGGGCGGACGACGCCGAAGCCTCGCAGATCTTTTCGGCACTCACCTGGACCAGCCGCATCGAACCGCTCGCCCAGAGCGGCCGCGGCATCGCCTTCCCGGTCTACACCGATCGCGGCCAGGTCGGCCTCTTCGTCTTCGGCGGCCCGGAGCTTTCACCCAATCCGCAGACGCTGCATGACCTGCATGGCCGCTGCTTTGCGCTGTTCGACGCGGTGTCGCGCATCATCTCGACCCAGTCTCGCGACCTGCCGTCGATGTCGCGCCGCGAGATCGAGTGCCTGAAGCTGACCTCGCGTGGCTACACCAGTGAAGAGATCGCCAAGCTGCTTAAGCTTTCGGTGCACACCGCCAACCAGTATCTCACCCAGACCACGCAGAAGCTCAACGCCGTCAACCGCATGCATGCGGTCGCCAAGGCGTTGCGGCTGGGCCTGATCGACTAA
- a CDS encoding helix-turn-helix transcriptional regulator: MTALAARNEQTTVAARLASRSDLTAFFMNLTDEIGADGYMLVAIAQDQERDNLQIIASNWIYDAIQLAGHALIAGLAQGPFASAPGARPQSLLASQAPAILGGEEARLLDVLGHAEIFALRLHVGRQRLFVLFSAAEAGRIDPNVMPRTQLECCYALSQAPSVLAAATMQDPLSDRERECLFWVSEGKTTDDVALILGVSSNTVNSYITHAIQKLSASNRAMAIATAIRSGII; the protein is encoded by the coding sequence ATGACCGCCCTCGCCGCTCGCAACGAACAGACCACCGTCGCAGCAAGGCTCGCATCCAGAAGCGATCTCACTGCTTTTTTCATGAACCTGACCGACGAGATCGGCGCCGACGGCTACATGCTGGTCGCCATCGCCCAGGATCAGGAGCGCGACAATCTCCAGATCATCGCCTCGAACTGGATCTACGACGCCATCCAGCTCGCCGGCCATGCGCTGATCGCCGGCCTCGCCCAGGGTCCGTTCGCCAGTGCGCCGGGTGCACGCCCGCAGAGCCTGCTGGCCTCTCAGGCCCCGGCCATCCTCGGCGGCGAGGAAGCCCGCCTGCTCGATGTGCTCGGCCATGCCGAAATCTTCGCGCTTCGCCTGCATGTCGGACGTCAGCGCCTGTTCGTCCTGTTCTCGGCTGCCGAGGCCGGCCGCATCGATCCGAACGTCATGCCGCGCACCCAGCTCGAATGCTGCTATGCCCTCTCGCAGGCGCCCAGCGTCCTCGCCGCTGCGACGATGCAGGACCCGCTGTCGGACCGCGAGCGCGAATGCCTGTTCTGGGTTTCCGAAGGCAAGACCACCGACGACGTGGCGCTGATCCTTGGCGTGTCGTCCAACACCGTCAACAGCTACATCACCCACGCGATCCAGAAACTGTCGGCCTCCAATCGCGCAATGGCGATTGCGACCGCAATCAGGAGCGGCATCATTTGA
- a CDS encoding TMEM43 family protein, producing MSDQFREVTGVSWFRRIRRSVGGVLVGLILVLAMVAVLFWNEGRAVTTARSLAEGAGAVVSVPVDKIDAANEGELVHTTGPVTTSDEVSDPDFAIEAKGVRLVRTVEMFQWVENSKSETNTKLGGGEETVTTYSYAKEWQDRPIDSGEFKQPANHQNPSMALGSRTFQIHEGKLGAFTLDEPVFDRIGDSNPLTITPSQLPDIAAAYPGTERVNVLDGRIYLGANPASPAIGDYRVEYRLVPLGAISVIGRQTGERFSPYQTVAGDELLLVDSGRVPAEKMFADAVSANTIITWLVRVGCLLLLAIGFGLLLAPLGVVADVIPFIGSIVRMGTGLVAFVLALLVGTATIAVAWFWYRPLLAIGIVVGGLAVAYLLTRFGRRKAAVTVAAGTVSAQ from the coding sequence ATGAGCGATCAGTTTCGTGAAGTGACCGGCGTGTCGTGGTTCCGGCGCATCAGGCGCTCGGTCGGCGGCGTGCTGGTCGGGCTCATCCTCGTCCTTGCCATGGTCGCCGTGCTGTTCTGGAACGAGGGCCGGGCGGTGACGACGGCGCGCTCGCTGGCCGAGGGCGCCGGCGCCGTGGTGTCGGTTCCTGTCGACAAGATCGACGCCGCCAACGAAGGCGAGTTGGTGCACACAACGGGTCCCGTGACGACCTCGGACGAGGTCAGCGATCCCGACTTTGCCATCGAGGCCAAGGGCGTGCGCCTGGTGCGCACGGTGGAGATGTTCCAGTGGGTGGAGAACTCCAAGTCGGAGACCAATACCAAGCTCGGCGGCGGCGAGGAAACGGTCACCACCTACAGCTACGCCAAGGAGTGGCAGGACCGGCCGATCGACTCGGGCGAATTCAAGCAGCCGGCCAACCATCAGAACCCATCGATGGCGCTCGGCTCGCGTACCTTCCAGATTCATGAGGGCAAGCTCGGCGCCTTTACGCTCGACGAACCGGTGTTCGACCGCATCGGCGATAGCAATCCGCTGACCATCACGCCGAGCCAACTGCCGGACATTGCCGCCGCCTATCCGGGCACCGAGCGCGTCAACGTCCTGGACGGGCGCATCTATCTCGGCGCAAACCCGGCCTCTCCGGCCATCGGTGACTACCGCGTCGAATACCGGTTGGTGCCGCTCGGCGCCATCAGCGTTATCGGCCGCCAGACGGGCGAGCGGTTTTCGCCCTACCAGACTGTCGCCGGCGACGAACTGCTGCTTGTCGACAGCGGCAGGGTGCCGGCTGAAAAGATGTTTGCCGACGCAGTCAGCGCCAACACTATCATCACCTGGCTGGTGCGCGTCGGCTGCCTGCTGTTGCTGGCAATCGGCTTCGGGCTGCTGCTGGCGCCACTCGGCGTGGTTGCCGATGTGATCCCCTTCATTGGCTCGATCGTGCGCATGGGCACCGGGCTTGTCGCCTTCGTGCTGGCCTTGCTGGTGGGCACGGCGACGATCGCGGTCGCCTGGTTCTGGTACCGGCCGCTCCTGGCGATAGGCATAGTGGTCGGCGGGCTTGCGGTCGCTTATCTGCTGACGAGGTTCGGGCGCAGGAAGGCGGCCGTCACAGTGGCTGCCGGCACGGTTTCAGCGCAGTGA